The Oryzias latipes chromosome 9, ASM223467v1 region agccattaatgtagtgtccctttcccacactgaggcacggagacttaacctcatttaaggttctttattctgattactgcagaccgcaacgaacgccgttcaattaattcagcagctcctgaatctctcccgccgagacaagagcgcttctcccaactttatattcgctcctgccgcgtcagccctcccatttcccttatttggcccatagctgaaccccattggtccaaactacctaacaaccacctgagcgacagaactgagagccaatcagatctctgcttgatgcgtttaatgaaccccagaacttttaatgcggcccaacagccaagttaaactaagtccgcaacaatatgtttaaaactaaatatacaaatgaatgtgtgcatttgatgtaatttcaacatttttaaagtacaataagtctgtggattctttttaataatatcgttatgctgttgctaataaatgatgagtatttctcatgGTAGTTtagctgatggtctagtctggttgatccgtggtgagtttctgcttcgttcaggcgttgagactttaaacgtgatcgtaggtctgaatgttctgtagatgtgacaaagactgctcacatgcagacgtggagtcaaacacacactcacacgctgcagtgagtgacgggcagcgggttttacgttattacaatccctgcgcggttcaccttactggccgtgcccccccccccgctttcTTCCTCTAACATCCCGTCCCCTCAACTGcacgctctttctcagagacgggagcgcgtaattttaggcacggcaattcacaggtttccggctggtacaaactctgtgaaataatagataatagtaactgatagtgctggtgtagattttgttctccaagcaccgctactactgcgcgcccctggcatcgcatcgcgccagacaaggactggtctaaaaaaaaaaaaaaaaaaaaaagtataattaaagatttgtctgtgggccacatgtgaccatcaaaagagccataggttcccgacccctgctataAACGTTggacggtagctcctcccacatgcggcgGGAGCAGCAGGATTAGGAACTCCAGCAAATGATGTGGCGTTTGGTGCATAAGAAGTCAACTATGTGAGAGGTTCCTCCCCTGAAGAACTCAACAGAGCGTTTCCTCTTACACAGCAGAACCAAATGAGTGCCGGTGTGAAAGTCCTGGTCAGATAGCAGCGGCGTGCGTATGTAGCGTTTGCTCACCTGTGTTCTCCTCACGCTGCTCCTCCGCGGCGTCATTTCTAGACTCCTGCTCGTTTTCTGGCAGCAGACCTCTCTCCTCCAACAATCGCTTTTGTTTCcgttcttctctttctttcaaAATGACCTAAAGATCcggcagaagaagaagaactcTTGGGTAAAAAGCCGTTTCCACGCAGGGCGTTTCAGAGCCAAAGGGCGCACACACCTTCTTGAGAGGAGTCGGTTTCTTGGCTTTGGGCACCTCTCTCTGTTTGCCTTTCTTCACCAGAGGGCAGGTGGAGTCCAGAGGGTTGTGCGCCACTTTCTCCTGCTGCCATGGAGGCTTTTTCTGGGCTAAGGCTTGCTTGTGAACGACAGGCAGTCCTCCACCAACTGCACAAAAGGGACTTTTAAAAGGGCAAACTTTCAAAGCAAGCGAGTGCGTCACCTGGCGGCGACGGAGGAGAGCGCCGACCTGAGAGACTGACTGGCTTGGCCTCCTGCTTGGATCCCTGGAATCGCTGCTTCTTCTCCAAGGCCGCCAACATGTTTCCGATGTCCAGCTGGACGGGAACTTTGCTCTTTTTGCCGGAAACTTTCTCAGCTTTCTGTGGAGTCAAAGACAGGAGGCGAGTTTGCGAATGTTCTGTTGAAGAGAAACGCTAAAGTGAAATCGAAACAAACCTGACTTTTTCCAATGGGTGACTTTTTCAGGCTCGGCTCTGCAGACAGAAGCTGGTTctcctttataaaaaaaaaaaaacaccacaaaaccaGCTTCATTTATGTAGAAACTGAGTTTTCGTGTTGCAAATGACACTTGGAGGATTTTCTACCTCGCTGTTTAGCTTCGTGCTACTGCTGGTTATGAACATCTCAGCTCCTTTCGAAGCGACTCCCAAACCAGGAAACTCAAGTTCATCctgaacaaaaatggaaaaatctcCTGGCATGAAGGGAAAACCAAAAGCTTCAGGAGAACAGAGAACAAACCTCGAATTTGGGGGGTCTTAGCGGGACGGCGGGGCTCTGCGGCTCCGCTGCAGCGTCATTAGCGCCGCCTTtagccttcttcttcttcttcctctttttctttcctgGAGCTTCGTCGTCTTTTGGTTCTTCTGTCTGACGATGACGAACGAAAACTAATCAGGCAACAACTTTAGACATGAACGCAAAAACGATTTCATCCAACAATCAGGACGAAGTAAAAAACTTTTGCATgaactgaaaaacatttttcttaatcattttaaaatctcAAAGAATTATGTTGcaattagaataaataaaatttgattctCAATtgtataaaatcattttttattttatttaataacttCACAATGTGTGTCGTTTGTTAGCTAAGCAGCCGATAATGCAGGACCCCACTTCACTCAACATCACctagaacaaaacagaaatgaaagaatCTTTTCTATATttggcatgaaggggttaatgCCGTCATCTAGCGCTGCATACGGTGGCTGAGAGGTGGAAGACAACTTTACATTTAAgattcaacaacaacaaatcccagaaCAAATGAACCaacactgaaacacaacaacgaAAGCAGAGACACGGCTTCTACCAGAAAGGGATGTGATATAAAACCAATCGTGTACGATTCACATCTCATAGCTGAACGATACGAGGAAACTTGAGATATTAGTGATGAATAtggcgatgacgatataacttgcggcaCATAAACAAGtaaagaaaacaaccaaaaacatcttttccatgtcactgcaacagtttaattgaaataagtcaacataacttCAATTATAgttcaaatgaccctcgtctacatctAACATATAAGAGCTCCATTTGATTGGTCGATGATATGAAGGGATTTAtctgattcgttaaatactttaagctgccttaagattgttttagcaccaTTTGTCACAATTTTCAGCGTATTTCGCGATGTTGCACAGCTCGATATCGCAACAACAGGCCTACACTCatcatatatttaatttaattaggaaAAATCCTTGAATTATGCATCTGGGGTGAACATCTAAACTTGTTTCAGGTTGACCCCGACAGGTGGATGATCGGATGACTGACAGGAGAAAAGTGCAGCGATGCAGAACAACTCTGACAGGAAAAACGAGGAAACGGGGGAGCTGCAGGCGGGATGCATGTGAACGTctgcacaaacaaaaatgtgtttgttcattttcttcatgaatgtcctccgtcatcagaaaaaacagTCTCTTCATCAGAGCGGCTCTTTGACAGGAAGCGCTTCAGCAGCAGCTTTTGCAGCAGGAAAGGCTTTTAGAACGACATTTAAAGCACTCAAAACTGTTGGGGGCTCTCTGcacaaaactcaccaaaaaacaccacatttaaaggacaaaaagaggttttttcttctaaatgaaaacaacaaagtcAGAAGATTTTAACCAAAAGGCTGAAAAGGAAAACAGTTGAAATGAAGCAAAGACtaaaaaagcctaaaaaatgtctttttggaTGAGAAAACAACATAACTTTAGTGGTTCCTGCATGGATCAAACTAAAAACACGTTCTTCATGTTCAGAACCGTGTGGTCTAACCTGAAAGCTGCTGGTCGTCTGCTCGGCTCTGACGGGTTTCTTTGGAGGCTGGGAGGCAACGTTAGCCCAGGACTTTCCCGCCGCTGTAACCAAACACAGACGGACGGCTGAGCGGAAACCtctgagggctgcaggtgaTCAAAGACTGAAAACGACAGGCTCACCTGTTGGGACGGCGGCAGCCCCCGGTTCACCATGGGGGGCATTTTGAGGAGGGTCAGAGTTCCCGACAGCCTTTTAGAGAGACAGAATGTCAGAGCCGAGTGTAAATGTGTGATGGCAGCCGACTGTTTTCGGGTGATGAGCTCACCGTCCAGACCTGGTTTGCTGTTTGGGGGGGTTTCGGTTGGGGGTCTGGACCCCAGCGGTCTTTCTGAGCTGCTTCTTTGGACAAGGACACACTTTCCAGCTGTGGAAAATCCACCATCTTCCCCTCAAACTGAAGCAGGTTCGCTTGGACTGCTGCTGAGTTTTGGGCTCCTCTGGAAGCTGAGAGGTTTACCAAAGAAAAGCGCCGACACAAGTCATTTCTACAtaccatagaaatgatgacacTCCCACACGGATGCACGGAAAGGTCATACATGACCTTACATTTAGCACGTCTGGTGTTTGGTACCTCTTTTCTGTCGCTCTGCTGAGTTTCTGCCCACGTTTCTTCCCTGAAAGTCTCTGCTGCTTTTGGAGGTCTGTAAGGACCAGATACTCGTTGGTAGAGTTCATTTTCCAGACCAGTTCACACATATGCAGGGTCAAAGGTCGAGGCCTCGCCAGGCAGCAAACACGTAGCTATTACGACACACATTTGAAGGCAAAAATCACAGGAGCTCCTGTGGAAACGCCGCTTTCACGTTAGTGGGTCAGTTaactaataaaaactgtgtttttaacgggttcttgcagcatttttccaaTGGAgctccaagctccgccccttttattgtcatccacctgcagacaaatagatccatgcaggTCTcagttttcctggtctgagctggaatctggatccaaactggacggatggacagatctgatattgctgccaattttgttgcaccgctaacgttaggctggggggtgtgaggggctgtaagctagtgggagagattgtaaacaaaggggatgatgggaaaatacggcttgccaacagtcccgcccacaactcagaggtgaatttctaataaactcctgccgctctgcagaagctatgtcttagaaaatggaGAGCACTGACTTAAATGGACAGTCCTCCGTCAATCCATCAAGAACTCGGTTTCCCCGTGTTTGTGTGAGGCCGTCACCTTTGACCTGTGCCAGGACCCAATGGGCACTGCCGTATTTGTGAACTGGTCTACACTTAGGGAAAAAGTCCGACCTTCACTCCTGGATCTCGTTCGGCCCGGTTCCTCTGCGGGAAACCGGCGCTGGTCTCCTGGACCGGACAGCCAGAACTTCCTGATACAGTGTTTGCTCCATGTTTGGGGCCTAAATCTGGCCAGGTCCTAAACAATATCGACAGATTTCGGGGGTGGTAAAAATGGAGTCGGCTCGGATGTGGAAGGAACTAGCAGAACCTCCAGAATCCACACACCTTGAAGGGTTTGGTGACGGAGCAGCAGCTGTGGCAGCAGAGAGCCGCTTCACCTCCACGCTGACAGgagcagctctgctctgctgggTTCAGGAAAACACGCCATATAAACCACATTTCCCAAAAACACTTTCGCAACACTTTAATCCCCCGAATTGTTGAGTAACTCCGGTTACTTAACTCGAGGTTTTATCAAGATAAAGGAAGGCTAACTTATAAGCGCTTTAACTTTTGAGCCCTCGGTCATGTTTAAAATTAACTTGTTTcgtgtaatttttaaactaCTAGCTAACTTTGAAGCCGCCGGTTTTAAACTTCTAATTAAGAAAACACTTCACACAAGCGCGCGCTAGTAGCTCCTGTTAGCTTAAAACGGTTAGCTTAAAAACAGACGTAATATTACCGCTTCCATCTTCTGTCGCGTCTCCAAGTCCATCACCTTTTCGCGTGTTCATTTGAGCTCCTCTGCGTTTTCAAACTCCGCATTTCAGCGTTTATCTGCTGCTCAAAGCGCCGGGAAACGGTGCACCGGCAGCCTCCGGACCACGCGCAGCTAGCTGACAGAAGCGGCGGATGTTTACACTGGAGACGGCGATACAGCGACCCCCTGCGGCGGGATGCAGCAGTGCACCGTGGAGCGGATCCagtgttttttaattacatcAGAAAACGACTGAAAAGctcaaatgttttacattttcacattttctctgcATAATCATTATAATAGATTAGAATTAGAAATTCAAAAACAGTACTTTTTTGATGAAGTGTACAGAgaatttttaaacataaatggcaaaacaaagtttaaacaaTGTATTTGTCACTTATTAaactttttaagcatttttttaaagagtttatattttaatgaaactatttagaaaaaaaactttaaaaaaaagaagaaactattTCATTTTAAGTGGAGATAAAGATAATTATCAAGGCGGCCATATTTAATGAGCGCAACTATCAACATAAGTGACGTTTGGGATTTAGAACAATAATACCCAAATCCAATTTGAAGAAAACAATCTTCTAAATCTAAATTACTTATCATCTGAATTGTCCTCTAAAGCATCATAAAGTACTCTTGGGAACACATGTACTCTTGTGTAAGAACCACTGACTTAGTGAATCTTAATGAAAGCCGTGTAATAAAAATCCAATCAAATCTAAATTTAAATCCAAAAGAACCTTTGCACACATTTCAGTCACAACTACAATTCCGCAAACATGGGAGCAAAGAATCCACAGAGGAGACTGTCTGGTATTCATttagatgaaataaaaatatctaaagTTGGCACTTCCTCTCAAAAAAGTACCAGTCAGTTGGCGGCTCCATAAGTCGTCCTCCTTAAAAAGACGAGTCATAGAAACACTTGAACTTTCCagcagaatgtaaacaaagatttttagagaatttatttgtataatgaaGCAGAAAATATAACAGAAGTTCCTCTCAGCACTTTGTAAAGTTACTCAAATGCTTCCTGTCGGTCTTCCTCAGCTTTAATGGTACTGCAGATGTTTTATAGTGATGGCTGTTTTTAGGGAGCCGGATCTATGGTGGAAATATAGATCCTAGCTTCATTTGACGTGTGTGGATGAGACGTTAAAAGTCTGATCCGGGTTTATTGTAAATAACATACACTGCATATACAGTGTGTATGTGTACTTTGAGTTATGCTTTTAATTAAACCAGCAACCTCTGTAAGAACCATGTGGTTGAGTTTCTTACTGAGAAAACCACCAAATCTCACTACACTGTTtataaaatacacttttctgAGGACGTTTAGTGATATTTTAACGCCTCGCACTACTTCCAGGGGATCCTTCTGCTTCTGAAACTTATAACAGGACTTTAAACGTTCATGATCCGTTTGCtccattttcaatttaaaacgAAAactgggaaataaaaaaaaagattcatttttattctattttaggTGGATGAACGGATGATAACCGGATTAACCTCGGCCGGCTGAAAGACGTCTCATCCTCACTGATGAGGTTTTTGTGGACCcgttcattctttccttttttttttttttttttttttttttaacttgtcctgtccaacagctgggcaaacagatgagagctgagggcctcttgtgttggacatattttattttaacaagaggggttattcatcttcagacaaaccaaaggtatgtctgaataaaccccttttgtaattgaggccaaactttattaatttcaatcatgtttgaaaatctttggtgttggaccggacggaaaaggaaagaggggaagaagagagagggacgttagagagagggggggtaggagggtgataatcggaggggaaagggggtaagaccatgaagcagcatagagcagacaggcttactggttgtttatcgttacggtacggttcaaatgtagtacaaaaagggcggggcctgttcacacacactcaaatattatcaacacacctgctagccgcaaaaatgtccacatgtcaacatgcacacaaaacagatagtgttcacgaacgcatacctatgcctttaaaccaactagtgtgaaatctttcattcattcaatcatgcaaactattagtgcaaaggtgagctaacacctgtgctcaggtgagtgtttatgttcttctaaaatggatggtggaatgtgaaaagaaggaggaggagcgcccagccacccccacacccagacccccgccgcagcagcagcggcagccggaattcccccaacgccacacgggaacaggcagggaacaaccgccccccgggcgaccaagaccgccacccaggccagggccagcagggccgccgcaaggcccccagagccagagagcagggaggcgcagagggaaagagagcgccgccccagcccagccaggaaagcagcc contains the following coding sequences:
- the secisbp2 gene encoding selenocysteine insertion sequence-binding protein 2 isoform X6; protein product: MDLETRQKMEAQSRAAPVSVEVKRLSAATAAAPSPNPSRTWPDLGPKHGANTVSGSSGCPVQETSAGFPQRNRAERDPGVKTSKSSRDFQGRNVGRNSAERQKRASRGAQNSAAVQANLLQFEGKMVDFPQLESVSLSKEAAQKDRWGPDPQPKPPQTANQVWTAVGNSDPPQNAPHGEPGAAAVPTAAGKSWANVASQPPKKPVRAEQTTSSFQTEEPKDDEAPGKKKRKKKKKAKGGANDAAAEPQSPAVPLRPPKFEDELEFPGLGVASKGAEMFITSSSTKLNSEENQLLSAEPSLKKSPIGKSQKAEKVSGKKSKVPVQLDIGNMLAALEKKQRFQGSKQEAKPVSLSVGGGLPVVHKQALAQKKPPWQQEKVAHNPLDSTCPLVKKGKQREVPKAKKPTPLKKVILKEREERKQKRLLEERGLLPENEQESRNDAAEEQREENTDAVGLDSSGGEPDDPMESNEPNPVPEEEANEDKTVQQTATSPVPPPANVPKIHSRKFRDYCSQMLRKDVDECVTVLLKELVRFQDRLYHKDPIKARMKRRLVMGLREVLKHLKLRKVKCVIISPNCEQIQSKVP
- the secisbp2 gene encoding selenocysteine insertion sequence-binding protein 2 isoform X5, translated to MDLETRQKMEATSKSSRDFQGRNVGRNSAERQKRASRGAQNSAAVQANLLQFEGKMVDFPQLESVSLSKEAAQKDRWGPDPQPKPPQTANQVWTAVGNSDPPQNAPHGEPGAAAVPTAAGKSWANVASQPPKKPVRAEQTTSSFQTEEPKDDEAPGKKKRKKKKKAKGGANDAAAEPQSPAVPLRPPKFEDELEFPGLGVASKGAEMFITSSSTKLNSEENQLLSAEPSLKKSPIGKSQKAEKVSGKKSKVPVQLDIGNMLAALEKKQRFQGSKQEAKPVSLSVGGGLPVVHKQALAQKKPPWQQEKVAHNPLDSTCPLVKKGKQREVPKAKKPTPLKKVILKEREERKQKRLLEERGLLPENEQESRNDAAEEQREENTDAVGLDSSGGEPDDPMESNEPNPVPEEEANEDKTVQQTATSPVPPPANVPKIHSRKFRDYCSQMLRKDVDECVTVLLKELVRFQDRLYHKDPIKARMKRRLVMGLREVLKHLKLRKVKCVIISPNCEQIQSKGGLDEALHTIIQTCREQAVPFVFALSRKALGHCVNKAVPVSLVGIFNYDGAQDHYHKMIELSAEARKAYEVLVSSLEPGDQQEEADGGGTAEERLSHNPTEEPASGSVTAEPEKPHYIKFWETKENGTFLNFEEQLNFLHLDHECTETFEEQKS
- the secisbp2 gene encoding selenocysteine insertion sequence-binding protein 2 isoform X4 translates to MDLETRQKMEASRAAPVSVEVKRLSAATAAAPSPNPSRTWPDLGPKHGANTVSGSSGCPVQETSAGFPQRNRAERDPGVKTSKSSRDFQGRNVGRNSAERQKRASRGAQNSAAVQANLLQFEGKMVDFPQLESVSLSKEAAQKDRWGPDPQPKPPQTANQAVGNSDPPQNAPHGEPGAAAVPTAAGKSWANVASQPPKKPVRAEQTTSSFQTEEPKDDEAPGKKKRKKKKKAKGGANDAAAEPQSPAVPLRPPKFEDELEFPGLGVASKGAEMFITSSSTKLNSEENQLLSAEPSLKKSPIGKSQKAEKVSGKKSKVPVQLDIGNMLAALEKKQRFQGSKQEAKPVSLSVGGGLPVVHKQALAQKKPPWQQEKVAHNPLDSTCPLVKKGKQREVPKAKKPTPLKKVILKEREERKQKRLLEERGLLPENEQESRNDAAEEQREENTDAVGLDSSGGEPDDPMESNEPNPVPEEEANEDKTVQQTATSPVPPPANVPKIHSRKFRDYCSQMLRKDVDECVTVLLKELVRFQDRLYHKDPIKARMKRRLVMGLREVLKHLKLRKVKCVIISPNCEQIQSKGGLDEALHTIIQTCREQAVPFVFALSRKALGHCVNKAVPVSLVGIFNYDGAQDHYHKMIELSAEARKAYEVLVSSLEPGDQQEEADGGGTAEERLSHNPTEEPASGSVTAEPEKPHYIKFWETKENGTFLNFEEQLNFLHLDHECTETFEEQKS
- the secisbp2 gene encoding selenocysteine insertion sequence-binding protein 2 isoform X3, whose product is MDLETRQKMEAQSRAAPVSVEVKRLSAATAAAPSPNPSRTWPDLGPKHGANTVSGSSGCPVQETSAGFPQRNRAERDPGVKTSKSSRDFQGRNVGRNSAERQKRASRGAQNSAAVQANLLQFEGKMVDFPQLESVSLSKEAAQKDRWGPDPQPKPPQTANQAVGNSDPPQNAPHGEPGAAAVPTAAGKSWANVASQPPKKPVRAEQTTSSFQTEEPKDDEAPGKKKRKKKKKAKGGANDAAAEPQSPAVPLRPPKFEDELEFPGLGVASKGAEMFITSSSTKLNSEENQLLSAEPSLKKSPIGKSQKAEKVSGKKSKVPVQLDIGNMLAALEKKQRFQGSKQEAKPVSLSVGGGLPVVHKQALAQKKPPWQQEKVAHNPLDSTCPLVKKGKQREVPKAKKPTPLKKVILKEREERKQKRLLEERGLLPENEQESRNDAAEEQREENTDAVGLDSSGGEPDDPMESNEPNPVPEEEANEDKTVQQTATSPVPPPANVPKIHSRKFRDYCSQMLRKDVDECVTVLLKELVRFQDRLYHKDPIKARMKRRLVMGLREVLKHLKLRKVKCVIISPNCEQIQSKGGLDEALHTIIQTCREQAVPFVFALSRKALGHCVNKAVPVSLVGIFNYDGAQDHYHKMIELSAEARKAYEVLVSSLEPGDQQEEADGGGTAEERLSHNPTEEPASGSVTAEPEKPHYIKFWETKENGTFLNFEEQLNFLHLDHECTETFEEQKS
- the secisbp2 gene encoding selenocysteine insertion sequence-binding protein 2 isoform X2, whose product is MDLETRQKMEASRAAPVSVEVKRLSAATAAAPSPNPSRTWPDLGPKHGANTVSGSSGCPVQETSAGFPQRNRAERDPGVKTSKSSRDFQGRNVGRNSAERQKRASRGAQNSAAVQANLLQFEGKMVDFPQLESVSLSKEAAQKDRWGPDPQPKPPQTANQVWTAVGNSDPPQNAPHGEPGAAAVPTAAGKSWANVASQPPKKPVRAEQTTSSFQTEEPKDDEAPGKKKRKKKKKAKGGANDAAAEPQSPAVPLRPPKFEDELEFPGLGVASKGAEMFITSSSTKLNSEENQLLSAEPSLKKSPIGKSQKAEKVSGKKSKVPVQLDIGNMLAALEKKQRFQGSKQEAKPVSLSVGGGLPVVHKQALAQKKPPWQQEKVAHNPLDSTCPLVKKGKQREVPKAKKPTPLKKVILKEREERKQKRLLEERGLLPENEQESRNDAAEEQREENTDAVGLDSSGGEPDDPMESNEPNPVPEEEANEDKTVQQTATSPVPPPANVPKIHSRKFRDYCSQMLRKDVDECVTVLLKELVRFQDRLYHKDPIKARMKRRLVMGLREVLKHLKLRKVKCVIISPNCEQIQSKGGLDEALHTIIQTCREQAVPFVFALSRKALGHCVNKAVPVSLVGIFNYDGAQDHYHKMIELSAEARKAYEVLVSSLEPGDQQEEADGGGTAEERLSHNPTEEPASGSVTAEPEKPHYIKFWETKENGTFLNFEEQLNFLHLDHECTETFEEQKS
- the secisbp2 gene encoding selenocysteine insertion sequence-binding protein 2 isoform X1, producing MDLETRQKMEAQSRAAPVSVEVKRLSAATAAAPSPNPSRTWPDLGPKHGANTVSGSSGCPVQETSAGFPQRNRAERDPGVKTSKSSRDFQGRNVGRNSAERQKRASRGAQNSAAVQANLLQFEGKMVDFPQLESVSLSKEAAQKDRWGPDPQPKPPQTANQVWTAVGNSDPPQNAPHGEPGAAAVPTAAGKSWANVASQPPKKPVRAEQTTSSFQTEEPKDDEAPGKKKRKKKKKAKGGANDAAAEPQSPAVPLRPPKFEDELEFPGLGVASKGAEMFITSSSTKLNSEENQLLSAEPSLKKSPIGKSQKAEKVSGKKSKVPVQLDIGNMLAALEKKQRFQGSKQEAKPVSLSVGGGLPVVHKQALAQKKPPWQQEKVAHNPLDSTCPLVKKGKQREVPKAKKPTPLKKVILKEREERKQKRLLEERGLLPENEQESRNDAAEEQREENTDAVGLDSSGGEPDDPMESNEPNPVPEEEANEDKTVQQTATSPVPPPANVPKIHSRKFRDYCSQMLRKDVDECVTVLLKELVRFQDRLYHKDPIKARMKRRLVMGLREVLKHLKLRKVKCVIISPNCEQIQSKGGLDEALHTIIQTCREQAVPFVFALSRKALGHCVNKAVPVSLVGIFNYDGAQDHYHKMIELSAEARKAYEVLVSSLEPGDQQEEADGGGTAEERLSHNPTEEPASGSVTAEPEKPHYIKFWETKENGTFLNFEEQLNFLHLDHECTETFEEQKS